The Streptomyces phaeolivaceus genome has a window encoding:
- a CDS encoding HAD domain-containing protein — protein MTGHEGRPLLFLDVDGTLLPYGGARLPSAAEEWVDWQHSSNPQLARIDRAHGPRLLRLPCALMWATAWMDDANEVIAPLLGLPSLPVVELPEAPEEDRADLLHWKTRALVRTAAGRPFIWADDEITDLDRAWVSRHHRGRALLHRVEARVGLTPADFTVFQGWLGGA, from the coding sequence GTGACCGGACACGAGGGGCGCCCGCTGCTCTTCCTTGACGTCGACGGCACACTGCTGCCCTACGGCGGCGCACGGCTCCCGTCGGCCGCCGAGGAGTGGGTCGACTGGCAGCACTCGTCGAACCCCCAACTGGCGAGGATCGACCGGGCCCACGGTCCCCGCCTGCTGCGGCTGCCCTGTGCGCTGATGTGGGCCACCGCGTGGATGGACGACGCCAACGAGGTGATCGCCCCGCTGCTCGGGCTGCCGTCGCTGCCGGTCGTGGAGCTGCCGGAGGCGCCCGAGGAGGACCGTGCGGACCTGCTGCACTGGAAGACCCGGGCCCTCGTCCGGACGGCGGCCGGGCGCCCGTTCATCTGGGCCGACGACGAGATCACCGACCTCGACCGCGCGTGGGTGTCACGGCATCACCGGGGGCGGGCCCTCCTCCACCGCGTGGAGGCGCGGGTGGGGCTGACCCCAGCCGATTTCACCGTGTTCCAGGGGTGGCTGGGCGGGGCCTGA
- a CDS encoding RICIN domain-containing protein codes for MSSRPAAGSATAGQRVGQWVDDSATGTWKVVEAGNGHVKLQSAKNKDLYPTGASTDAPLTLRPATSDGSQDWKLVP; via the coding sequence ATGTCGTCGCGACCGGCGGCTGGCAGCGCGACCGCCGGTCAACGCGTCGGCCAGTGGGTGGACGACAGCGCCACGGGCACCTGGAAGGTCGTCGAGGCCGGCAACGGCCACGTCAAACTGCAGTCGGCCAAGAACAAGGACCTCTATCCGACCGGCGCGTCCACCGACGCCCCGCTCACCCTGCGGCCCGCGACCTCGGACGGCTCCCAGGACTGGAAACTCGTCCCGTAA